GCGATGAGCCCGGCAAAGAAACGCGCCATGGTCAAACGGGATCACCCCGAGCTGAGCATCAGCCAGCAGTGCAAGCTCGTGCGGCTGTCGCGATCGGCGTTCTATTACACGCCGGTCGGCGTCAACGTGGACACGCTGGCGATGATGAAGGAGATTGATCGGGTCTTCACCAAATATCCGTTCTTCGGCAGCCGTCAGATCGCCGCTTATTTACGACGAGAAGGCACGGTTGTCGGGCGACATCGCGTCAGGCGACTGGCTGGTCCGAGGGCGATCTACAAGCGCCCTCGGACCAGCCAGTCACATCCGCAGCATCCAGTCTTCCCGTATCTGCTGAGGAAGATGCAGATCGACCGACCCAACCAGGTCTGGTGCGCCGACATCACCTTCGTACCGGTGCGGAACGGGTTCCTGTATCTGGTCGCCATCCTTTGCCCGGCAGGGTTATGCGCAGCATGATCCCGAGAGGGGTGGATTGGGGGTCGCGCAAGGTGCTGAGCTGGCGGCTGTCGAATACGATGCACGCGGACTTCTGCGTGGACGCTCTGAACGAGGCCATCGCCAAACACGGCCCGCCCGAGATCATGAATACGGATCAGGGCAGCCAGTTCACCGGGTCGGCCTGGATCACCACGCTGACCAAAGCTG
The nucleotide sequence above comes from Aliiroseovarius sediminilitoris. Encoded proteins:
- a CDS encoding IS3 family transposase is translated as MSPAKKRAMVKRDHPELSISQQCKLVRLSRSAFYYTPVGVNVDTLAMMKEIDRVFTKYPFFGSRQIAAYLRREGTVVGRHRVRRLAGPRAIYKRPRTSQSHPQHPVFPYLLRKMQIDRPNQVWCADITFVPVRNGFLYLVAILCPAGLCAA
- a CDS encoding DDE-type integrase/transposase/recombinase yields the protein MRSMIPRGVDWGSRKVLSWRLSNTMHADFCVDALNEAIAKHGPPEIMNTDQGSQFTGSAWITTLTKA